A stretch of the Methanosarcinales archaeon genome encodes the following:
- a CDS encoding tRNA-dihydrouridine synthase — protein MFGGVKYNWDVIGKLKNELSIPVIANGDIVDERSAGKVLEYTGCDGIMIGRAAIGNPYIFKRIEHYLRTGKYLEPLSKEEQVNDFFDYVSLLNKFNILDYANIKLHAKWFTKGINRGKSVRTRINAADNIDTIMEIMGEI, from the coding sequence ATTTTTGGAGGTGTGAAGTATAATTGGGATGTAATAGGAAAATTGAAAAATGAATTATCTATTCCTGTGATTGCAAATGGTGATATTGTTGACGAGAGATCAGCCGGGAAAGTACTTGAATACACAGGATGCGATGGAATTATGATCGGACGTGCAGCAATAGGGAACCCATACATTTTCAAGAGAATTGAGCATTATCTTAGAACAGGGAAATATCTTGAGCCTTTGAGCAAGGAAGAACAGGTCAATGACTTTTTTGATTACGTTAGCCTGTTAAATAAATTCAATATACTTGATTATGCCAATATTAAGCTTCATGCAAAGTGGTTCACTAAAGGAATCAACAGGGGAAAATCAGTTCGGACAAGAATAAATGCTGCTGATAATATTGATACCATAATGGAGATTATGGGTGAAATATAG